The window aCATTCAGTGACAAGACTCAATGTTTATGAAGCTCTGACATACATAACTACTTTCATATGTAAAGGCTGTTTGTTAAATAGGGACTTTTAATAGAAGTTTATTAAAACAATTAGTAATCTCCCTTATACTTTGGAATTaactatttgtatatatttgtagttgtttgcttcacatttattacatacataaacatacatatacacaaacacacgtTTATACTTGTTTCCACCATTACAATATACTAGAGAGTACAGAGTGTTTCAATCCCTACTTGTACTACTATTACCTAGCATACAGTaggtgtttttaaaatgtttgttgattattatGACAGATTTGGTTGTTCTCAGGAGTTCAGTGatacaaagcaatcccaataaactttggataaaaaactctattcacatccagagaaagaactatggagactgaatgtaaatcaatatatgctatgttcaccttttttttcccttctgtttttttttttctctctcatggtttttcccttttgttctgattttcctctggcaaaatgattcataaggaaatgtgtttttaaaaatgaatgtacatatataaccaaaaaaaagggTTTTCTATATATAACtagagaaaatatcttttttttaaaaaagtatgttgATTGACTTATCTTTGGTCAGCATCTCCTACCACTGGCAGACTGTCATCATTTAATCCTAGGATTCATCTAATTAGCTGTTAATTCTGAGGTAACCTAGACACTTAAAATCAGACTACAAGGTCAATCTGAAAATATTAAGTATGGCCAAAGAAGCATTAATCTAAATAAtcttattcaaagaaaaattggaaaactcATGATATTATTGCATGGAGGGGGGAAATGTCAAAGATAGTGTAAGCAATGTAATTAATCCAACGCAGAGGCTACCATAGCTACCAAATACAACAGTGCCAATATTATATTATTGGGCTTAATTATTTAATAGAATATGGCCCAGGGCCGAGGCTCCTACAAATCAGTGAACCTCAGTAGGATTAAAGCAATTGCACATACAGTAGTGAATTATTCTCTGAGCATAGCTATATGTGATCCAAACAATTCCAATGAAAGAAACCTTGTAATTCTGGCAAAGGTTCAACCCAATGGCCCATTTCCAAGGAGCCAATATCTCACATGTATCTTCTAGTGGTTTACCAAAGATTCCAGTTCAATTTCCCCAATCAATTAACtaataattcatttctttaataatggCTTTCCCTGTATTCAGTATCAATCAGCATCAATCAAACTATCAATGAGTTTGGGTTTTCTTCCCCCTATACTTAAGAAGAAACAGCaaaaacattttgctttttaCATGTTCCTTATTTCTCGGGTCAAAGACTATCTGTTAAGAACTAAAAGGCAAGTTGCAAAGtaaaatattcaacaaataaaTATCATCCCTTCAAAAACACTTCATTTTACCTTTCTGGGCACTGCTGAAAAAAAGCTGTAAGTTGTTGTAGAAGAACTGGCCAACAATCTGACCTATTTTCAAGCACAGtgatgagaggatgatgatgatttctgaaaaataaaattaatttttaattaatttatttggaaaattcctgaatattttctcaataaatattaagaCCATATTTATATTCTAGTCACCGTAATAAGTACTAGAGAttctggaatacaaagaaaggcaaaagccaaTTAGCTTACAATATAATATGGACAGATACCCCACAAAAGATAGCTGAAAAACAACATGaggttatttcttttttgttattattaaagctttttttattttcaaaacatataaatggaaaattttgaatatttatccttgaaaaaccttgtattacaaaatttttcccatccttcccccccaacctcttccctagatggcaagtaattcaatatatgttcaacatgtgcaattcttctatacatatttcctcaattatcatggtgcacaagaaaaatcaggttaaaaagaaaaaaaatgagaaaaaacaaaatgcaagtaaacagcaaaaaaggtgaaaatactgtgttgtaattcacattcagttcccacagtatgCTCTCTCTGAGaacaaatggctctttccatcacaaaaccattggaattggcttgaatcatctcaatgttgaaaagaaccactaGTCAATAAAGGTGATATTTTATCCGACCTCAGTAAGTGTTTACTAGGTGAGTGACCaagggcaaatcagttaaccctgCTTGCTtccaaaaaataaagcaaacttttttaaaaagtctgatctattctttaggaaaatcattttgatggcTGAATATTGAAGGATGGATTgaaatggagagagacttgaagcagggagaccagcCAGAATGATACTGAAACAATGTAAGGATGAAGTGATATGGACCTGAACCAagtggaaagaaaaggggaatatATGAGAGGcaatacaaaatgtaaaataaaaacaacaaaaaatggcaGCTATATATGTgaggtaggaaagaaaaaaaagtaaaggaagattCATAAGCTGGAACCTTAAATGACGGGGTAGACAGTGGGACTCTTGACAGTGACAGAAACATTAGAAAGAGGGGAGAATGGGGTACCTAAATATAAACAGTCATATCAtaacttagaaaaacatggaagatGTTTTTTGGTACACAGAAGAAAAATTCAACACACAATtactagaatcatagaattaaaaaatggataatttggattTATTGTtgcttgttattcagtcatttcaggtcgtgtccaacttttcatgatcccatttggggtttccttggcaaaaatagtaaaatggTTTGATACTTCCTTCTTtggcttattttacatatgaataattttgattatataaaatttataagtttttgtacaaacaagccAAATTCAACTAAGATTAAAGGATAAATagttaactgggaaaaaaatctttacagcaagtTGATCTGTTAAAGATCTTATTTCCCATATATATGAAGAactcattcaaatttataagaaaaagaaccattcttcaattgataaaggTCTATGGATATGATAAATGGTCTatggatatgaacaggtagttctcaaggaagaaaatgcaaactaatcacaaaaaaaatttattttttttataaatacaaatgaCCAATGATGAAACCTGCTATccactgtgaaaaaaaaaatggataaaggaTACAGAATGAGATGTATTTTTGCACATTGCCATTGAGGAAATTTGATTTTGCTAGACTATTTGTTTGCAGAAAtctgtggtttttttctttctttttttttttttacaagtaggGAATGGAAATGAGAATgcaagaaaatcaatttttattaagattgaaaaaaattaaaaagggaggaGGGTTCTATATATGCCAAATATTCATGCACTTATTAGTTTTACCTAATTGgtaaaactaattttatttttttccaattttattttattccaaaagacttttcataaaatagaagtaatctataaatatttggggggggggcgaACCcacataaaaactttttttttctttaagttttattgatttttgattTTACATTAGCCATTTTGAGATGTCCTCCTCCCATCACAGGAGTGAGTCTTCCCATGTAAGAAAAGCAGTTAAGTAAAACCAACACAGCTACATGTTTTAACATTTATAGTCATAGTacatattctaatattttatgcAACATTTATAGTCACAGTACCCTCATCCAAGGAAAAGTAGAGAAAGGCATTTATGGCTTACTCAATTTCACTTTATAAGACCGAGTAATTTAAGCtacttatttcttatttggtttatttttatagGGTAATCACATTTTTGGTTACAAATGGTATTGTAACATCTCAATTTGAATGAAACCCTACATATTCTTATCTGCAATCATTTAGCCACTGCTCTGCTTAGCTGCcaatctcttgtctctctcttcaGCAATTGTAAGGCGGATACCCTTTCCTCGGGGAGGAGAGATCCAAGGCTTATTACCTTTGCCAATAACAAAAATGTTTGAGAGCCTAGTGGCAAAACTATTGCCATTGGCATCTTTTACGTGGACAACATCAAAAGAGCCAGGATGTTTCTCCCTATTTGTGATCACACCAATTCGACCCAAGTTAGCCCCACCAGTCACCATACATAGGTTACTAGTATCAAACTTGATGAAATCAGTGATCTTGCCGTCTTCTAAATCAATCTGAACTGTATCATTCACTTTAATGAGAGGATCTGGATAACGGATAGCACGGGCATCATGGGTTACCAGATGAGGAATACCTTTTGTACCCACAAAGATTTTTCTCGCTTTGCACAATTTATATTTAGCCGCCTCAACAGTGATATGATGAACAGCAAAGCATCCTTTCGTATCATAAACCAGATGGAAATGTTCACCCATCTTCTCAATACTAATGACATCCATGAAGCCAGCAGGATATGTAATATCAGTGTGGATCTTGCCATCAATCTTGATGAAATGCTGCATGCAGATCTTCTTTACTTCATCTTCAGTCAGGGCATACTTGAGTCTGTTCCTCAGGAATATGATGAGTGGGAGACACTCTTTCAGCTTGTGGGAACCTGTGGATGGTCTTGGAGCAAAAACTCCTGTTAACTTATCCAGCATCCAGTGCTTTGGAGCTGCTACACACTTTAGAAGCTTCTTGGGACCACGAGCCATGGTTATACTATATTTGAGATAGAATGGGAAATTTACTCAACTGTCAGATCAGAGACTCCGTCTCATAAGCTGTGTGTGTTTGGCCATGTCACTTTACCCCTCTGAGTCTTAGTCCCTTTACTAGAAAGATGACCAGCCAGTCCCAGAGCCGCACAgcca of the Sarcophilus harrisii chromosome 1, mSarHar1.11, whole genome shotgun sequence genome contains:
- the LOC100914183 gene encoding 40S ribosomal protein S4-like; the encoded protein is MARGPKKLLKCVAAPKHWMLDKLTGVFAPRPSTGSHKLKECLPLIIFLRNRLKYALTEDEVKKICMQHFIKIDGKIHTDITYPAGFMDVISIEKMGEHFHLVYDTKGCFAVHHITVEAAKYKLCKARKIFVGTKGIPHLVTHDARAIRYPDPLIKVNDTVQIDLEDGKITDFIKFDTSNLCMVTGGANLGRIGVITNREKHPGSFDVVHVKDANGNSFATRLSNIFVIGKGNKPWISPPRGKGIRLTIAEERDKRLAAKQSSG